In Equus przewalskii isolate Varuska chromosome 6, EquPr2, whole genome shotgun sequence, one DNA window encodes the following:
- the CLEC17A gene encoding C-type lectin domain family 17, member A isoform X3 translates to MPTLYRNSLGRNVPGNRDEEEEEEDYENMAPPYKDLPPKPASMGPPRPPRAGKKTEKPPIPCKPPKITATPVPWLGQKPGALGCHQEERLMVYLCLLVVVSLLLGCTGLAVTLIKYQEVVEELRVLTFQQMAWQVNVTGLAGLAGLKRDIDRIRADTNQSLVELRGLLDCPRVTCPEGWLPFEGKCYYFSPSTKAWEEARKFCQENYSHLLIISNSAEQNFVTKAHGSPRVYWLGLSDRDREGDWRWLDGSPVTLSFWGPEEPNNLHDEDCASMNQGGTWNDLSCDITTYWICERKCSC, encoded by the exons ATGCCCACCCTGTACAGGAACTCTCTGGGCAGGAATGTGCCAG GGAACagagacgaggaggaggaggaggaggattatgAGAACATGGCGCCACCCTACAAGGACCTTCCTCCTAAGCCGG CTTCGATGGGTCCACCACGACCTCCAAGGGCAG GAAAGAAAACGGAGAAGCCCCCAATTCCTTGCAAACCCCCAAAGATCACAG CCACTCCAGTGCCCTGGCTCGGTCAGAAGCCCGGGGCCCTTGGCTGCCACCAGGAGGAGAGGCTGATGGTGTACCTGTGTCTGCTGGTGGTGGTGTCACTGCTCCTGGGCTGCACCGGTCTGGCCGTGACCCTGATCAAGT AccaggaggtggtggaggagctGAGGGTGCTCACCTTTCAGCAGATGGCGTGGCAAGTGAATG TGACTGGCCTGGCGGGGCTGGCTGGCCTGAAGAGGGACATTGACCGCATACGAGCCGACACCAACCAGTCCCTGGTGGAGCTTCGGGGCTTATTAG ACTGTCCCAGGGTCACCTGCCCTGAGGGCTGGCTCCCCTTTGAGGGCAAGTGCTACTACTTCTCTCCGAGCACCAAAGCGTGGGAGGAAGCCCGGAAGTTCTGCCAGGAGAATTACTCCCACTTGCTCATCATCAGCAACTCTGCTGAGCAG AACTTTGTGACCAAGGCTCACGGCTCTCCTCGGGTGTATTGGCTGGGGCTGAGTGACAGGGACCGCGAAGGGGACTGGAGGTGGCTGGATGGGTCGCCTGTCACTTTGAG CTTCTGGGGCCCGGAGGAGCCCAACAACCTCCACGACGAGGACTGTGCCAGCATGAACCAAGGGGGCACCTGGAATGACCTCTCTTGCGACATAACTACGTACTGGATTTGTGAGCGGAAATGTTCCTGTTGA
- the CLEC17A gene encoding C-type lectin domain family 17, member A isoform X4 produces MPTLYRNSLGRNVPASMGPPRPPRAGKKTEKPPIPCKPPKITGVDPERPPFRPSLGTTPVPWLGQKPGALGCHQEERLMVYLCLLVVVSLLLGCTGLAVTLIKYQEVVEELRVLTFQQMAWQVNVTGLAGLAGLKRDIDRIRADTNQSLVELRGLLDCPRVTCPEGWLPFEGKCYYFSPSTKAWEEARKFCQENYSHLLIISNSAEQNFVTKAHGSPRVYWLGLSDRDREGDWRWLDGSPVTLSFWGPEEPNNLHDEDCASMNQGGTWNDLSCDITTYWICERKCSC; encoded by the exons ATGCCCACCCTGTACAGGAACTCTCTGGGCAGGAATGTGCCAG CTTCGATGGGTCCACCACGACCTCCAAGGGCAG GAAAGAAAACGGAGAAGCCCCCAATTCCTTGCAAACCCCCAAAGATCACAG gCGTCGATCCGGAGCGCCCTCCGTTCCGGCCGTCCCTAGGCA CCACTCCAGTGCCCTGGCTCGGTCAGAAGCCCGGGGCCCTTGGCTGCCACCAGGAGGAGAGGCTGATGGTGTACCTGTGTCTGCTGGTGGTGGTGTCACTGCTCCTGGGCTGCACCGGTCTGGCCGTGACCCTGATCAAGT AccaggaggtggtggaggagctGAGGGTGCTCACCTTTCAGCAGATGGCGTGGCAAGTGAATG TGACTGGCCTGGCGGGGCTGGCTGGCCTGAAGAGGGACATTGACCGCATACGAGCCGACACCAACCAGTCCCTGGTGGAGCTTCGGGGCTTATTAG ACTGTCCCAGGGTCACCTGCCCTGAGGGCTGGCTCCCCTTTGAGGGCAAGTGCTACTACTTCTCTCCGAGCACCAAAGCGTGGGAGGAAGCCCGGAAGTTCTGCCAGGAGAATTACTCCCACTTGCTCATCATCAGCAACTCTGCTGAGCAG AACTTTGTGACCAAGGCTCACGGCTCTCCTCGGGTGTATTGGCTGGGGCTGAGTGACAGGGACCGCGAAGGGGACTGGAGGTGGCTGGATGGGTCGCCTGTCACTTTGAG CTTCTGGGGCCCGGAGGAGCCCAACAACCTCCACGACGAGGACTGTGCCAGCATGAACCAAGGGGGCACCTGGAATGACCTCTCTTGCGACATAACTACGTACTGGATTTGTGAGCGGAAATGTTCCTGTTGA
- the CLEC17A gene encoding C-type lectin domain family 17, member A isoform X1, with amino-acid sequence MPTLYRNSLGRNVPGNRDEEEEEEDYENMAPPYKDLPPKPASMGPPRPPRAGKKTEKPPIPCKPPKITGVDPERPPFRPSLGTTPVPWLGQKPGALGCHQEERLMVYLCLLVVVSLLLGCTGLAVTLIKYQEVVEELRVLTFQQMAWQVNVTGLAGLAGLKRDIDRIRADTNQSLVELRGLLDCPRVTCPEGWLPFEGKCYYFSPSTKAWEEARKFCQENYSHLLIISNSAEQNFVTKAHGSPRVYWLGLSDRDREGDWRWLDGSPVTLSFWGPEEPNNLHDEDCASMNQGGTWNDLSCDITTYWICERKCSC; translated from the exons ATGCCCACCCTGTACAGGAACTCTCTGGGCAGGAATGTGCCAG GGAACagagacgaggaggaggaggaggaggattatgAGAACATGGCGCCACCCTACAAGGACCTTCCTCCTAAGCCGG CTTCGATGGGTCCACCACGACCTCCAAGGGCAG GAAAGAAAACGGAGAAGCCCCCAATTCCTTGCAAACCCCCAAAGATCACAG gCGTCGATCCGGAGCGCCCTCCGTTCCGGCCGTCCCTAGGCA CCACTCCAGTGCCCTGGCTCGGTCAGAAGCCCGGGGCCCTTGGCTGCCACCAGGAGGAGAGGCTGATGGTGTACCTGTGTCTGCTGGTGGTGGTGTCACTGCTCCTGGGCTGCACCGGTCTGGCCGTGACCCTGATCAAGT AccaggaggtggtggaggagctGAGGGTGCTCACCTTTCAGCAGATGGCGTGGCAAGTGAATG TGACTGGCCTGGCGGGGCTGGCTGGCCTGAAGAGGGACATTGACCGCATACGAGCCGACACCAACCAGTCCCTGGTGGAGCTTCGGGGCTTATTAG ACTGTCCCAGGGTCACCTGCCCTGAGGGCTGGCTCCCCTTTGAGGGCAAGTGCTACTACTTCTCTCCGAGCACCAAAGCGTGGGAGGAAGCCCGGAAGTTCTGCCAGGAGAATTACTCCCACTTGCTCATCATCAGCAACTCTGCTGAGCAG AACTTTGTGACCAAGGCTCACGGCTCTCCTCGGGTGTATTGGCTGGGGCTGAGTGACAGGGACCGCGAAGGGGACTGGAGGTGGCTGGATGGGTCGCCTGTCACTTTGAG CTTCTGGGGCCCGGAGGAGCCCAACAACCTCCACGACGAGGACTGTGCCAGCATGAACCAAGGGGGCACCTGGAATGACCTCTCTTGCGACATAACTACGTACTGGATTTGTGAGCGGAAATGTTCCTGTTGA
- the CLEC17A gene encoding C-type lectin domain family 17, member A isoform X5, translating into MPTLYRNSLGRNVPGNRDEEEEEEDYENMAPPYKDLPPKPASMGPPRPPRAGKKTEKPPIPCKPPKITGVDPERPPFRPSLGTTPVPWLGQKPGALGCHQEERLMVYLCLLVVVSLLLGCTGLAVTLIKYQEVVEELRVLTFQQMAWQVNVTGLAGLAGLKRDIDRIRADTNQSLVELRGLLDCPRVTCPEGWLPFEGKCYYFSPSTKAWEEARKFCQENYSHLLIISNSAEQLLGPGGAQQPPRRGLCQHEPRGHLE; encoded by the exons ATGCCCACCCTGTACAGGAACTCTCTGGGCAGGAATGTGCCAG GGAACagagacgaggaggaggaggaggaggattatgAGAACATGGCGCCACCCTACAAGGACCTTCCTCCTAAGCCGG CTTCGATGGGTCCACCACGACCTCCAAGGGCAG GAAAGAAAACGGAGAAGCCCCCAATTCCTTGCAAACCCCCAAAGATCACAG gCGTCGATCCGGAGCGCCCTCCGTTCCGGCCGTCCCTAGGCA CCACTCCAGTGCCCTGGCTCGGTCAGAAGCCCGGGGCCCTTGGCTGCCACCAGGAGGAGAGGCTGATGGTGTACCTGTGTCTGCTGGTGGTGGTGTCACTGCTCCTGGGCTGCACCGGTCTGGCCGTGACCCTGATCAAGT AccaggaggtggtggaggagctGAGGGTGCTCACCTTTCAGCAGATGGCGTGGCAAGTGAATG TGACTGGCCTGGCGGGGCTGGCTGGCCTGAAGAGGGACATTGACCGCATACGAGCCGACACCAACCAGTCCCTGGTGGAGCTTCGGGGCTTATTAG ACTGTCCCAGGGTCACCTGCCCTGAGGGCTGGCTCCCCTTTGAGGGCAAGTGCTACTACTTCTCTCCGAGCACCAAAGCGTGGGAGGAAGCCCGGAAGTTCTGCCAGGAGAATTACTCCCACTTGCTCATCATCAGCAACTCTGCTGAGCAG CTTCTGGGGCCCGGAGGAGCCCAACAACCTCCACGACGAGGACTGTGCCAGCATGAACCAAGGGGGCACCTGGAATGA
- the CLEC17A gene encoding C-type lectin domain family 17, member A isoform X2 — translation MPTLYRNSLGRNVPGNRDEEEEEEDYENMAPPYKDLPPKPASMGPPRPPRAGKKTEKPPIPCKPPKITGVDPERPPFRPSLGTTPVPWLGQKPGALGCHQEERLMVYLCLLVVVSLLLGCTGLAVTLIKYQEVVEELRVLTFQQMAWQVNVTGLAGLAGLKRDIDRIRADTNQSLVELRGLLDCPRVTCPEGWLPFEGKCYYFSPSTKAWEEARKFCQENYSHLLIISNSAEQQPYQLACESGEATVCWRNRQSTAQRRKHVTRTVEAFVATEQVSRALLCCQVAGKRFHLCTSAGSIGMCKQR, via the exons ATGCCCACCCTGTACAGGAACTCTCTGGGCAGGAATGTGCCAG GGAACagagacgaggaggaggaggaggaggattatgAGAACATGGCGCCACCCTACAAGGACCTTCCTCCTAAGCCGG CTTCGATGGGTCCACCACGACCTCCAAGGGCAG GAAAGAAAACGGAGAAGCCCCCAATTCCTTGCAAACCCCCAAAGATCACAG gCGTCGATCCGGAGCGCCCTCCGTTCCGGCCGTCCCTAGGCA CCACTCCAGTGCCCTGGCTCGGTCAGAAGCCCGGGGCCCTTGGCTGCCACCAGGAGGAGAGGCTGATGGTGTACCTGTGTCTGCTGGTGGTGGTGTCACTGCTCCTGGGCTGCACCGGTCTGGCCGTGACCCTGATCAAGT AccaggaggtggtggaggagctGAGGGTGCTCACCTTTCAGCAGATGGCGTGGCAAGTGAATG TGACTGGCCTGGCGGGGCTGGCTGGCCTGAAGAGGGACATTGACCGCATACGAGCCGACACCAACCAGTCCCTGGTGGAGCTTCGGGGCTTATTAG ACTGTCCCAGGGTCACCTGCCCTGAGGGCTGGCTCCCCTTTGAGGGCAAGTGCTACTACTTCTCTCCGAGCACCAAAGCGTGGGAGGAAGCCCGGAAGTTCTGCCAGGAGAATTACTCCCACTTGCTCATCATCAGCAACTCTGCTGAGCAG caaccctatcaACTAGCATGTGAGTCAGGAGAGGCCACCGTGTGCTGGAGGAACAGACAGTCCACAGCTCAGAGGCGAAAGCACGTCACGCGGACTGTGGAAGCTTTTGTAGCTACAGAGCAAGTCTCGCGGGCTCTCCTGTGCTGTCAGGTGGCAGGGAAACGGTTCCACCTCTGCACATCTGCAGGGAGCATTGGGATGTGTAAGCAACGTTAA